In one window of Pseudomonas chlororaphis subsp. chlororaphis DNA:
- a CDS encoding RNA polymerase sigma factor — MSAADDTQLLERLLAGEQKAYKELVGTYQSAMRAVAYAIVGQRHADEVVQDAWLSVVRNLAGFQGRSSLKTWLLTITANSAKSRYKQNRREVLLDDLPAPHGTIGDERFSSSDGHWLVAPFAWHADTPEALLTEAELRECLEHTLLSLSELQGSVLTLRERQGLELEEICNLLDISLSNVRVLLHRARLKIFATVEHFEETGQC; from the coding sequence ATGTCCGCAGCTGACGACACGCAACTGCTTGAACGCCTGTTGGCCGGCGAGCAAAAGGCCTACAAGGAACTGGTCGGCACCTACCAGAGCGCCATGCGCGCCGTGGCCTACGCCATTGTCGGCCAGCGCCACGCCGACGAAGTGGTGCAGGATGCCTGGCTGTCGGTGGTGCGCAACCTGGCCGGTTTCCAGGGGCGTTCCAGCCTCAAGACCTGGCTGTTGACCATCACCGCCAACTCGGCAAAAAGCCGCTACAAACAGAACCGCCGCGAAGTCCTGCTGGATGACTTGCCGGCACCCCACGGCACCATCGGCGACGAGCGTTTTTCTTCCTCTGACGGGCACTGGCTGGTGGCGCCGTTCGCCTGGCACGCCGATACCCCGGAAGCCCTGCTTACCGAGGCCGAACTGCGCGAATGCCTGGAGCACACTTTGCTGAGCCTGTCGGAACTGCAAGGCAGCGTGTTGACCCTGCGCGAGCGCCAGGGCCTGGAGCTGGAGGAGATCTGTAATCTTCTGGACATTTCCCTCTCCAATGTCCGGGTGCTGCTGCACCGGGCGCGGCTGAAGATTTTTGCTACGGTGGAGCACTTCGAGGAGACCGGCCAATGCTGA
- a CDS encoding NAD(P)/FAD-dependent oxidoreductase — MNSSHSGFEETQGTRSFPNIDLLYDYGQFLRRATQAIGHLPPAIADKHVGIVGAGLSGLIAAYELLRAGATRITLFEASKDHLGGRFLTQCFDETQPQFIAEMGAMRFPPSEVGLFHYLDRFGIGTTEAFPDPGVVDTEIHYRGETHHWPAGENPPPIFNTVHQGWNAFLKEGVHLDNGTFLAPPLLLTDLLEKQQYAEVQPEWQRYLDCFGDHSFYSAMVQIFTSNNPPGGKRWRKPEDFHLFGSLGIGSGGFQSVYRASFTEILRLVINAFEVNQRLVPNGISTLWERIADEEFHGIALRDRICRTRIESISKGADGQILLQGCNGETYGCDRVITTATTRALQVNMRLTQAEQFVNRDVARAINETHMVGSSKLFILTRDKFWLKHGLAQNIQTDTLVKGVYCLDYAPQDPDSWGVVLISYTWEDDSHKMVSMTDKVQRCKRLVDELAMSAPQFASHLVPLDGDYQRYVLEYDWLTDKQALGAFKLNFPGDDLYSQRLFYQFKTALDPQQDTGLYLAGCGSSFTGGWAEGAVQTALNGACAVIASLGGELLEGNPLFDLQSHFRYC, encoded by the coding sequence GTGAACTCCTCCCACTCCGGTTTCGAAGAAACCCAAGGCACCCGCTCGTTCCCCAACATCGACCTGTTGTACGACTATGGGCAGTTCCTGCGCCGTGCCACCCAGGCCATCGGTCACCTGCCGCCGGCGATCGCCGACAAGCACGTCGGTATCGTCGGCGCCGGCCTCAGCGGCCTGATCGCGGCCTATGAACTGCTGCGCGCCGGCGCCACCCGCATCACCCTGTTCGAAGCCTCGAAAGACCACCTTGGCGGGCGTTTCCTGACCCAGTGTTTCGACGAAACACAACCGCAGTTCATCGCCGAGATGGGCGCCATGCGCTTCCCGCCGAGCGAAGTCGGCCTGTTCCATTACCTGGATCGTTTCGGCATCGGCACCACCGAGGCCTTTCCCGACCCTGGGGTGGTCGACACCGAAATCCACTACCGTGGCGAAACCCACCACTGGCCGGCCGGGGAAAATCCACCGCCGATCTTCAACACCGTGCACCAGGGCTGGAACGCCTTTCTCAAGGAAGGCGTGCATCTGGACAACGGCACTTTCCTGGCGCCGCCGCTGCTGCTCACCGACCTGCTGGAAAAACAGCAATACGCCGAAGTGCAGCCGGAGTGGCAACGCTACCTGGACTGCTTTGGCGACCACTCCTTCTACTCGGCCATGGTGCAAATCTTCACCTCGAACAACCCGCCGGGCGGCAAGCGCTGGCGCAAGCCGGAAGACTTCCACCTGTTCGGTTCCCTGGGCATCGGCTCGGGTGGGTTCCAGTCGGTGTACCGGGCCTCGTTCACCGAGATCCTGCGGCTGGTGATCAACGCCTTCGAAGTCAACCAGCGGCTGGTGCCCAACGGCATTTCCACCCTCTGGGAGCGAATCGCCGACGAGGAATTCCACGGCATCGCCCTGCGCGACCGGATCTGCCGCACGCGCATCGAATCCATCAGCAAGGGCGCCGACGGGCAGATCCTGCTGCAAGGCTGCAATGGTGAAACCTATGGCTGCGACCGGGTGATCACCACCGCCACCACCCGCGCCCTGCAAGTCAACATGCGCCTCACCCAGGCCGAGCAGTTCGTCAATCGCGACGTGGCCCGGGCGATCAACGAAACCCATATGGTCGGCTCGTCCAAGCTGTTCATCCTGACCCGCGACAAGTTCTGGCTCAAACATGGCCTGGCGCAGAACATCCAGACCGATACCCTGGTCAAGGGCGTCTACTGCCTGGACTACGCCCCGCAGGACCCGGACTCCTGGGGCGTGGTGCTGATCAGTTACACCTGGGAAGACGACTCGCACAAAATGGTTTCGATGACCGACAAGGTCCAGCGCTGCAAGCGCCTGGTGGACGAACTGGCGATGAGCGCGCCGCAGTTCGCTAGCCACCTGGTGCCGCTGGACGGCGACTACCAGCGTTACGTACTGGAATACGACTGGCTCACCGACAAGCAGGCCCTGGGCGCCTTCAAGCTGAACTTCCCCGGCGACGACCTGTACTCCCAGCGCCTGTTCTATCAGTTCAAGACCGCCCTCGACCCGCAGCAGGACACCGGCCTGTACCTGGCCGGCTGCGGCAGCTCGTTTACCGGCGGCTGGGCCGAAGGCGCGGTACAGACCGCCCTGAACGGTGCCTGCGCGGTGATCGCCAGCCTCGGCGGCGAACTGCTCGAAGGCAACCCGCTGTTCGATCTGCAATCGCACTTCCGCTATTGCTGA
- a CDS encoding beta-ketoacyl-ACP synthase III — MHNVVISGTGLYTPANSISNEELVESFNTYVHQFNADNAQAIERGEVQALTESSAAFIEKASGIKSRFVMDKDGILDPQRMAPRLPERSNDEWSVLCQMAIGAAEQALQRAGKTAADIDGVIVACSNLQRAYPAIAIEVQEALGIEGFGFDMNVACSSATFGIQAACNSVQLGLARAILMVNPEVCTGHLNFRDRDSHFIFGDAATAVIIERADLATSPYQFDIISTKLLTKFSNNIRNNFGFLNRAAEEGIGAPDKLFVQEGRKVFRDVCPMVAELIAEHLQENQLNVSDVKRFWLHQANLSMNHLIVKKLLGREATEEEAPVILDTYANTSSAGSVIAFHKNQDDLSSGSLAVLSSFGAGYSIGSVLLRKR; from the coding sequence GTGCATAACGTCGTCATCAGCGGCACTGGCCTGTACACCCCGGCCAACAGCATCTCCAACGAAGAGCTGGTGGAGTCTTTCAACACCTACGTGCATCAGTTCAACGCCGATAACGCGCAAGCGATCGAGCGCGGCGAGGTTCAGGCCCTGACCGAATCCAGCGCGGCCTTCATCGAAAAAGCCTCTGGCATCAAAAGTCGCTTTGTCATGGACAAGGACGGCATCCTCGACCCGCAACGCATGGCCCCGCGCCTGCCCGAGCGTTCCAACGACGAATGGTCGGTGCTCTGCCAGATGGCCATCGGCGCTGCCGAACAGGCCCTGCAACGCGCCGGCAAGACCGCCGCGGACATCGACGGGGTGATCGTCGCCTGCTCCAACCTGCAACGCGCCTACCCGGCCATCGCCATCGAAGTCCAGGAAGCCCTGGGTATCGAAGGTTTCGGTTTCGACATGAACGTGGCCTGCTCCTCGGCCACCTTCGGCATCCAGGCGGCCTGCAACAGCGTGCAACTGGGCCTGGCCCGGGCGATCCTGATGGTCAACCCGGAAGTCTGCACCGGCCATCTGAACTTCCGTGACCGCGACAGCCACTTCATCTTCGGCGACGCGGCCACCGCGGTGATCATCGAACGGGCAGACCTGGCCACCTCGCCGTACCAGTTCGACATCATCAGCACCAAGCTGCTGACCAAGTTCTCCAACAACATCCGCAACAACTTCGGCTTCCTCAACCGCGCCGCGGAAGAGGGTATCGGCGCGCCGGACAAACTCTTCGTGCAGGAAGGCCGCAAGGTGTTCCGCGACGTCTGCCCGATGGTGGCGGAACTGATCGCCGAGCACCTGCAGGAAAACCAGCTGAACGTCAGCGACGTGAAGCGTTTCTGGCTGCACCAGGCCAACCTCAGCATGAACCACCTGATCGTCAAGAAGCTGCTGGGCCGCGAGGCCACCGAAGAGGAAGCACCGGTGATTCTCGACACCTACGCCAACACCAGTTCGGCCGGTTCGGTGATCGCGTTCCACAAGAATCAGGACGACCTGAGCAGCGGCTCGCTGGCGGTGCTCAGCTCGTTCGGCGCCGGTTATTCGATTGGCAGTGTGCTTCTGCGCAAGCGTTGA
- a CDS encoding flavin reductase family protein, translated as MNYQITQCLMLSPSIKEITLAPLVPAPCETTAGAHFKWWIPTLEQWRHYSRVELAEHELPPGSLVFAIRLNPDSPSSAYIRQLSVGDQVRLDGPFNAFDYQLDDSDGADIALAGGIGITPLTGILSHLRARQRPARLHYFAKSAGDAAYATQMRELLQDSLSLHCSDSAEGRPSVAAVLGQLQSRDRLYVCGPQAMLNDVFSHAQSLGFPRERIHFEVFNTCLAEDDPGFAVHAADSGVDLRVQPGQSLLDALEEAGLEPLYDCRRGECGVCELDVLEGEVDHRDFIMSPQQAACSNKIYPCVSRAKSPSLKLVI; from the coding sequence ATGAATTACCAGATCACCCAGTGCCTGATGCTCTCGCCAAGCATCAAGGAAATCACTCTGGCGCCTCTTGTGCCGGCCCCCTGCGAGACCACCGCCGGGGCCCACTTCAAATGGTGGATTCCCACGCTCGAGCAATGGCGTCACTACTCCCGGGTCGAACTGGCCGAACATGAGCTGCCCCCGGGCAGCCTGGTGTTCGCCATCCGCCTGAACCCCGACTCGCCCAGCAGCGCTTATATCCGCCAACTGAGCGTTGGCGATCAGGTACGGCTCGACGGCCCGTTCAATGCCTTCGACTACCAGCTGGACGACAGCGATGGCGCCGACATCGCCCTCGCTGGCGGCATCGGCATCACCCCGTTGACCGGCATCCTCAGCCATCTGCGAGCCCGGCAGCGCCCGGCGCGGCTGCACTATTTCGCCAAGAGCGCGGGCGACGCCGCCTATGCCACGCAGATGCGCGAGCTGTTGCAGGACAGCCTGAGCCTGCACTGCTCCGACTCGGCCGAAGGGCGCCCGTCGGTGGCCGCGGTGCTGGGCCAGTTGCAATCCCGGGACCGCCTGTACGTCTGTGGCCCGCAAGCCATGCTCAACGACGTGTTCAGCCATGCCCAGAGCCTGGGCTTTCCCCGCGAGCGCATCCACTTCGAAGTCTTCAACACCTGCCTGGCCGAGGATGACCCCGGCTTCGCCGTGCACGCCGCGGACTCCGGCGTCGACCTGCGGGTGCAGCCCGGCCAGTCCCTGCTCGACGCCCTCGAAGAGGCCGGCCTGGAGCCGCTCTACGACTGCCGTCGCGGTGAATGCGGGGTGTGCGAGCTGGACGTGCTGGAAGGTGAAGTCGATCACCGCGACTTCATCATGAGTCCGCAGCAGGCCGCCTGCAGCAACAAGATCTACCCCTGCGTATCCCGGGCCAAAAGCCCAAGCCTGAAACTGGTCATCTAA
- a CDS encoding anti-sigma factor family protein, which produces MLTCKEQVARSSDYLDGQLSFRQRLIQRHHLLFCPNCRRFLRQMRLMQATLRKMPEGPVADIDALADRLAAERKRNA; this is translated from the coding sequence ATGCTGACCTGCAAGGAACAAGTGGCACGCTCCAGCGACTATCTCGATGGTCAGCTGAGCTTTCGCCAGCGCCTGATCCAGCGCCATCACCTGTTGTTCTGCCCCAATTGCCGGCGCTTCCTGCGGCAGATGCGCCTGATGCAGGCCACCTTGCGCAAGATGCCGGAAGGACCTGTCGCCGATATCGATGCGCTGGCCGACCGCCTGGCCGCCGAGCGCAAGCGCAACGCCTGA
- a CDS encoding aromatic-ring-hydroxylating dioxygenase subunit beta — MDNSPLEQLIYQEIALLDQQDFDAWQQLLCDDFHYWIPLRHDQPCPLRESSLLYEDRFLTTLRINRLASARNFSQQPKSRGLHIAQRPTISLDADALSAHCRTPMLYCEARGDSEWHYPVTVEHQLLCLAGQWKIQRKKVLLLNPSRAFESLQLII, encoded by the coding sequence ATGGATAACTCGCCCCTCGAACAGCTGATCTACCAAGAGATCGCGCTTCTCGACCAACAGGATTTCGACGCCTGGCAACAACTGCTGTGCGACGACTTCCACTACTGGATTCCGCTGCGCCACGACCAACCCTGCCCGTTGCGCGAATCCTCGCTGCTGTATGAGGACCGCTTCCTCACCACCCTGCGCATCAACCGCCTGGCCAGTGCCCGCAACTTCTCGCAGCAGCCCAAGAGCCGCGGCCTGCACATTGCCCAGCGGCCAACGATCAGCCTCGATGCGGATGCCCTGAGTGCCCATTGCCGGACCCCGATGCTGTATTGCGAAGCCCGGGGCGACAGCGAATGGCATTACCCGGTGACCGTGGAACACCAACTGCTGTGCCTCGCCGGCCAGTGGAAGATCCAGCGCAAGAAAGTCCTCCTGCTCAACCCTTCCCGCGCGTTTGAAAGCCTGCAGCTCATCATCTGA
- a CDS encoding amidase family protein has translation MYSQLSIEALVDGFRQGSLCLDSWHRALLEQYADAGHLNSFISFAAQAFSGDTGTPEQRQAPLYGIPVSFKDNINVSGLATTAGTPGLADYHPAADAGIVQRFRALGARVAGKNNMHELSFGVTSANLSYGAVVNPRHLQHSAGGSSGGCAAAVAAGLVPCAVGTDTGGSVRIPAAFCGVVGFRPSTGVYPGDGIVPVSQTKDSPGLLTRSLEDALFVHRHLTGASCAAPTEPKRLRIGIPQQFFWSELETKVHSDCRAAIDSLADQGVEMVPVDDRLIGEINESIQFPLPIFEFFIDFPRFLLKAGCGERFLEILAQIRDPQIKKTLMAQLESPAISYEDYVQALMSKIRLDREYAGLFQQHRLDLIAYPTVSCTAPLLSDSGAQEHFERFVRNTDPASNLAAPSVSVPVAEPGSLPVGLSFDALPGQDHRLLQMAQQLSRLLALR, from the coding sequence ATGTACAGCCAGCTTTCGATCGAAGCGCTCGTTGACGGGTTTCGCCAGGGCAGCCTCTGCCTGGATTCCTGGCACCGCGCGCTGCTCGAGCAATACGCCGACGCCGGGCACCTGAACAGCTTCATCAGCTTCGCCGCGCAGGCGTTCAGCGGCGACACCGGCACGCCAGAGCAGCGCCAGGCACCGCTCTACGGCATCCCGGTTTCGTTCAAAGACAACATCAATGTCAGTGGCCTGGCGACCACCGCCGGCACCCCCGGCCTGGCCGACTACCACCCGGCCGCGGACGCCGGCATCGTCCAGCGCTTCAGGGCGCTGGGCGCGCGGGTCGCCGGCAAGAACAACATGCACGAGCTGTCGTTCGGCGTGACCTCGGCCAACCTGAGCTACGGCGCGGTGGTCAATCCGCGCCACCTGCAACACAGCGCCGGTGGCAGCAGCGGCGGTTGTGCCGCGGCCGTGGCCGCCGGCCTGGTGCCGTGCGCGGTGGGCACCGACACCGGCGGCTCGGTGCGGATTCCCGCGGCCTTCTGCGGCGTGGTGGGCTTCCGGCCGAGCACCGGGGTCTACCCTGGCGACGGCATCGTCCCGGTGTCCCAGACCAAGGACTCGCCAGGCCTGCTGACCCGCAGCCTGGAAGACGCGCTGTTCGTCCATCGGCATCTGACCGGTGCGTCCTGCGCCGCGCCGACCGAGCCCAAGCGCCTGCGCATCGGCATTCCCCAGCAGTTCTTCTGGTCCGAGCTGGAGACCAAGGTGCACAGCGATTGCCGCGCGGCGATCGATAGCCTGGCCGATCAGGGCGTGGAAATGGTGCCGGTGGACGACCGCCTGATCGGCGAGATCAACGAAAGCATCCAGTTCCCGCTGCCGATCTTCGAGTTCTTCATCGACTTCCCGCGCTTCCTGCTCAAGGCCGGCTGTGGCGAGCGGTTCCTCGAGATCCTGGCGCAGATCCGCGACCCGCAGATCAAGAAGACCCTGATGGCACAGTTGGAGAGCCCGGCCATTTCCTACGAAGACTACGTGCAGGCCTTGATGAGCAAGATCCGCCTGGATCGCGAATACGCCGGGCTGTTCCAGCAGCACCGGCTGGACCTGATCGCCTACCCGACCGTCAGCTGCACCGCGCCGCTGCTGAGCGACAGCGGCGCCCAGGAGCATTTCGAGCGTTTCGTGCGCAACACCGACCCGGCCAGCAACCTGGCGGCGCCGAGTGTCAGCGTGCCGGTGGCCGAGCCGGGCAGCCTGCCGGTCGGGCTGTCGTTCGACGCCTTGCCCGGGCAGGACCACCGGCTGCTACAGATGGCGCAGCAACTGAGCCGCCTGCTGGCTCTGCGCTGA
- the mtr gene encoding tryptophan permease — protein MRGTSIASSPSTSHCTVAERRPSVIGGAMIIGGTIVGAGMFSLPVMMSGLWFQGSLAVLALSWFCTLHSGLMILEANLNYRPGASFSTITRDLIGRRWSLFNGATLVFVLYILTYAYISASGSVIRHTAHNLGLEISSRNGGLLFALAVALVVWLSTAAVSRITTLVFGAKILAFFLTFGGLLGHVQPEVLLDRGNPQPDYLPYLFMTLPFCLTSFGFHGNVPSLMKHYGKDPQRIRNCLLIGTLIALVLYTVWMLCTMGTLPREQFKDIARQGGTIDVLISALGSMLDSARVDLLLTLFSNFAVACSFLGVTLGLFDYIADSLGFDDSPQGRLKSALATFAPPIGCALIWPEGFILAIGFAGLAATVWAVITPALLAHASRKRFASPLYRVWGGTPMIVLVLLFGLANALAHLLFSFDLLPVWR, from the coding sequence ATGCGCGGTACGTCCATCGCTTCATCCCCTTCAACCTCCCACTGCACGGTCGCCGAACGCCGGCCTTCGGTCATCGGCGGCGCCATGATCATCGGCGGCACCATTGTCGGAGCGGGCATGTTCTCGCTGCCGGTGATGATGTCGGGCCTGTGGTTCCAAGGTTCCCTCGCGGTGCTGGCACTGTCGTGGTTCTGCACCCTGCACTCGGGGCTGATGATCCTCGAAGCCAACCTCAACTACCGGCCGGGGGCGAGTTTCTCGACCATCACCCGCGACCTGATCGGCCGGCGCTGGAGCCTGTTCAACGGCGCCACCCTGGTGTTCGTCCTGTACATCCTGACCTATGCCTACATCTCGGCCAGCGGCTCGGTGATCCGTCACACCGCCCACAATCTGGGCCTGGAGATTTCCTCGCGCAACGGCGGCCTGCTGTTCGCCCTGGCGGTGGCCCTGGTGGTCTGGCTCAGCACCGCGGCGGTCAGCCGCATCACCACCCTGGTGTTCGGTGCCAAGATCCTCGCCTTCTTCCTGACCTTCGGCGGCCTGCTCGGCCATGTGCAGCCAGAGGTTTTGCTCGATCGCGGCAACCCGCAACCGGACTACCTGCCCTATCTGTTCATGACCCTGCCGTTCTGCCTGACCTCCTTCGGCTTTCACGGCAACGTGCCGAGCCTGATGAAGCACTACGGCAAGGACCCGCAGCGCATCCGCAACTGCCTGCTGATCGGCACCCTGATCGCCCTGGTGCTGTACACGGTGTGGATGCTCTGCACCATGGGCACCCTGCCCCGCGAGCAGTTCAAGGACATCGCCCGCCAGGGCGGCACCATCGATGTGCTGATCAGCGCCCTGGGCAGCATGCTCGACAGCGCCCGGGTGGACCTGCTGCTGACCCTGTTCTCCAACTTTGCCGTGGCCTGTTCGTTCCTCGGCGTCACCCTGGGGTTGTTCGACTACATCGCCGACTCCCTGGGCTTCGACGACAGCCCCCAAGGCCGCCTGAAAAGCGCGCTGGCCACCTTCGCCCCGCCGATCGGTTGCGCGCTGATCTGGCCGGAAGGCTTCATCCTCGCCATCGGTTTTGCCGGCCTGGCGGCGACCGTCTGGGCGGTGATCACCCCGGCCCTGCTCGCCCACGCCTCGCGCAAACGCTTCGCCAGCCCGCTGTACCGGGTCTGGGGCGGCACGCCGATGATCGTCCTGGTGCTGCTGTTCGGCCTGGCCAACGCCCTGGCCCATCTGCTGTTCAGCTTCGACCTGCTGCCGGTCTGGCGTTAG
- a CDS encoding aromatic ring-hydroxylating dioxygenase subunit alpha, which yields MDNYFNGKEVHRTLFLDPSLFEREQQQVFAASWCYLGHESLVPETGDFFTGDIAGQPLAMVRQKNGEIVVLHNRCPHKGVKVLAEPQGNVGRFIRCPYHAWTFKTDGQLLSIPVKKEYDDCDLSSCAAHKGMQPVAAVENYRGFVFVRLKEQGVGFSEFFGDSLSTLDNMVMRSPQGQLRAIGQPLLHRHRCNWKMVVDNQTDTCHPMVAHESSAGEAIRLWKETGHDGQPPMAVELFSPFMASYEFFSAMGIRTWPNGHGHTGVSNSIHKAYSSIPGYWELMVESYGETQAAAILDDTRHNTVYFPNLMVKGPIQTLRVIRPISASETVVESWIFELVGAPVQLLERTVQYNNLINSPCSMVAHDDVEMYERAMDGLRSQANDWVNVARLFEPGEAFEQTQVVSGTSERAMRNFYNTWQQLMQAPDGSTAHG from the coding sequence TTGGACAACTACTTCAACGGCAAGGAAGTGCATCGCACGCTGTTCCTTGATCCGTCGCTCTTCGAGCGAGAACAACAACAGGTATTCGCCGCCAGCTGGTGCTACCTGGGCCATGAAAGCCTGGTGCCGGAAACCGGCGACTTCTTCACCGGCGACATCGCCGGACAACCGCTGGCCATGGTCCGGCAGAAAAACGGCGAGATCGTCGTGCTGCACAACCGCTGCCCGCACAAGGGCGTGAAAGTGCTGGCCGAGCCGCAAGGCAATGTCGGCCGGTTCATCCGCTGCCCGTACCACGCCTGGACCTTCAAGACCGACGGCCAGCTGCTGAGCATCCCAGTGAAAAAGGAATACGACGACTGCGACCTCAGCAGCTGCGCCGCCCACAAGGGCATGCAGCCGGTGGCCGCGGTGGAGAACTACCGGGGCTTCGTGTTCGTGCGCCTCAAGGAGCAAGGTGTTGGCTTCAGCGAGTTCTTCGGCGACTCGCTGTCGACCCTGGACAACATGGTCATGCGCTCGCCCCAGGGGCAATTGCGCGCCATCGGCCAGCCCTTGCTGCACCGCCATCGCTGCAACTGGAAGATGGTGGTCGACAACCAGACCGACACCTGCCACCCGATGGTCGCCCACGAATCCTCGGCCGGCGAAGCTATTCGCCTGTGGAAGGAAACCGGGCACGACGGCCAGCCGCCGATGGCCGTGGAATTGTTCTCGCCGTTCATGGCGTCCTACGAGTTCTTCAGCGCCATGGGCATCCGTACCTGGCCCAACGGCCATGGCCACACCGGCGTCAGTAACTCGATCCACAAGGCCTATTCGAGCATTCCCGGCTACTGGGAGCTGATGGTCGAGAGCTACGGCGAAACCCAGGCCGCGGCGATCCTCGACGACACCCGGCACAACACCGTGTATTTCCCCAACCTGATGGTCAAGGGACCGATCCAGACCCTGCGGGTGATCCGCCCGATCTCGGCCAGCGAGACCGTGGTCGAGTCGTGGATCTTCGAGCTGGTGGGCGCGCCCGTGCAGTTGCTGGAAAGAACCGTGCAGTACAACAACCTGATCAACTCGCCATGCTCGATGGTCGCCCACGACGACGTGGAGATGTACGAGCGGGCCATGGACGGGCTGCGCAGCCAGGCCAACGACTGGGTGAATGTCGCCCGCCTGTTCGAACCGGGCGAAGCCTTTGAGCAGACCCAGGTGGTGTCCGGCACCAGCGAACGAGCCATGCGCAACTTCTACAACACCTGGCAGCAACTGATGCAGGCCCCAGACGGATCGACCGCCCATGGATAA
- a CDS encoding OprO/OprP family phosphate-selective porin, with protein sequence MIRKHFAGFAASALALAVTAQAFAGTVTTDGADIVVKTKGGLEVATTDKEFSFKLGGRLQADYSRFDGVYTKNGDTADAAYFRRAFLELSGVLYTDWAYTINYDFSHNTGDSENGYFDEASLAYNGFKPVSIKVGRFDPDFGLEKATSSKWVTAPERNIAYDMIDWANTHQNGMGLQASSTFADSFYASAGVFSKDTDDTDGDSVKQVNGRFVFAPMHDAGNVLHFGVNVASRDVSDTAFDSRYRTRMGMRGVDTLGGNDAGGNGNRPVLGGSSSSPAGSYDRDTALGLEAAFAMGPASIQGEYITRKTKADSSAYEDIKGHGFYVQGAYTLTGESRGYKVGKFDAIKPANKAFGAWELFYRYDSLTVEDDNITTASLTRDVGDAEVKVHNLGVNWYANEAVKISATYVKAKTDKVTNATVLSGSTPAARTGDDDGDGFIIRAQYVF encoded by the coding sequence ATGATCCGTAAGCACTTCGCCGGTTTTGCCGCCAGCGCCCTGGCCCTGGCAGTTACCGCCCAGGCTTTCGCTGGCACCGTCACCACCGATGGCGCCGATATCGTAGTCAAGACCAAGGGCGGCCTTGAGGTCGCCACCACGGACAAAGAGTTCAGCTTCAAGCTCGGTGGCCGCCTGCAAGCCGACTACAGCCGCTTCGACGGTGTCTACACCAAGAACGGTGACACCGCCGACGCCGCTTACTTCCGTCGCGCCTTCCTCGAACTGTCCGGCGTGCTGTACACCGACTGGGCCTACACCATCAACTACGACTTCTCCCACAACACCGGCGACTCCGAAAACGGTTACTTCGACGAAGCCTCGCTGGCCTACAACGGCTTCAAGCCGGTGTCGATCAAGGTCGGTCGTTTCGACCCGGACTTCGGCCTGGAAAAAGCCACCAGCTCCAAGTGGGTCACCGCGCCGGAACGTAACATCGCCTACGACATGATCGACTGGGCCAACACCCACCAGAACGGTATGGGCCTGCAGGCTTCCAGCACCTTCGCCGACTCCTTCTATGCCTCGGCCGGCGTGTTCAGCAAGGACACCGACGACACCGATGGCGACAGCGTCAAGCAGGTCAACGGTCGCTTCGTCTTCGCCCCGATGCACGATGCCGGCAACGTCCTGCACTTCGGTGTGAACGTGGCTTCGCGCGATGTCTCCGACACCGCGTTCGACTCCCGTTATCGCACCCGCATGGGCATGCGTGGCGTGGACACTCTCGGCGGTAACGATGCCGGTGGTAATGGCAACCGTCCGGTGTTGGGCGGCAGCTCCTCTTCGCCGGCCGGTTCCTACGACCGCGACACCGCGCTGGGTCTGGAGGCCGCGTTCGCCATGGGCCCGGCCTCGATCCAGGGCGAATACATCACCCGCAAGACCAAGGCTGATTCCAGCGCTTACGAAGACATCAAGGGCCACGGTTTCTACGTGCAGGGCGCCTATACCCTGACCGGCGAATCCCGCGGCTACAAGGTGGGCAAGTTCGACGCCATCAAACCGGCCAACAAAGCCTTCGGCGCCTGGGAACTGTTCTATCGTTACGACAGCCTGACCGTGGAAGACGACAACATCACCACCGCCAGCCTGACCCGCGACGTCGGCGATGCCGAAGTCAAGGTGCACAACCTGGGTGTGAACTGGTACGCCAACGAAGCGGTGAAGATCTCCGCCACCTACGTCAAGGCCAAGACCGACAAGGTCACTAACGCCACAGTCCTCAGCGGTAGCACACCGGCTGCCCGCACCGGCGACGACGACGGCGACGGCTTCATCATTCGCGCCCAGTACGTGTTCTGA